A window from Lachnoanaerobaculum umeaense encodes these proteins:
- the ptsP gene encoding phosphoenolpyruvate--protein phosphotransferase has translation MKIYGVGAADGIGIGVARVVKEQSVEVIRKTVSDIEAEVSNFMEVLELTKAETEEMSQALEKNASAKEAEILFGHIMLMSDPMLVDEIVNRIKSESICAEYMIEEVCNQYAAVFASMDDELMQQRATDMLDIKTRLIKKILGMENTDLSKLPYGSILVAKDLTPSMTAGLNPENVLGIVTELGGKTSHSAILARALEIPAVVGLFDLPQDITEGTEILLDGENGEVIIMPTEDEKSDYDNKKKEYDAKKELLKRYKELPSISKDGKKVEIAGNIGSPEDAKKVILSGGEGIGLFRTEFLFMDRDGMPSEDEQFESYKEVAIAMEGKPVIIRTLDIGGDKEIPYMGIEQDENPFLGYRAIRLCLDRKNDIYIPQLRALLRASAFGNIKIMLPLITSMDEIKEAKALINDIKSEFDLNGIAYNKDIEVGIMVETAAASLLADIFAKEVDFFSIGTNDLIQYTMSVDRGNVKIAGLYSPFSPAVLRSINRIITEGKKAGIMVGMCGEAAADPLLIPVLLAWGLDEFSMSASSILKSRQIISLCDSKALLSKVDKVLEMATESEIKDYLKKIIEEIGC, from the coding sequence ATGAAGATTTATGGTGTGGGAGCAGCCGATGGTATTGGTATCGGTGTTGCAAGAGTAGTCAAGGAACAGAGTGTAGAAGTTATAAGGAAAACTGTTTCAGATATTGAAGCTGAAGTGTCAAACTTTATGGAAGTTTTGGAACTGACTAAGGCGGAGACAGAAGAGATGTCACAGGCTCTAGAAAAAAATGCCTCAGCAAAGGAAGCAGAGATTCTATTTGGACATATTATGCTTATGTCAGATCCGATGCTTGTGGATGAGATAGTAAATCGTATAAAATCTGAGAGCATTTGTGCAGAGTACATGATTGAGGAAGTATGCAATCAGTATGCAGCGGTATTTGCTTCAATGGATGATGAATTGATGCAGCAAAGGGCTACTGATATGTTGGATATTAAAACCAGACTTATAAAGAAGATTTTGGGAATGGAAAATACCGATCTCTCAAAACTTCCGTATGGTAGTATTTTGGTGGCTAAAGATCTTACACCTTCTATGACTGCCGGCCTTAATCCGGAGAATGTGCTTGGCATTGTTACAGAACTTGGAGGAAAGACATCACACTCTGCAATACTGGCTAGAGCACTTGAGATACCGGCTGTAGTAGGCCTTTTTGATTTACCACAAGATATAACTGAAGGCACAGAAATACTTTTAGATGGTGAAAATGGAGAGGTTATCATAATGCCTACCGAAGATGAAAAATCTGATTATGATAATAAAAAGAAAGAGTATGATGCCAAGAAGGAACTTTTAAAGAGATACAAGGAGTTACCAAGTATTTCTAAAGATGGCAAGAAGGTGGAGATAGCCGGAAATATTGGTAGTCCAGAGGATGCCAAGAAGGTTATTTTAAGCGGTGGAGAAGGTATAGGTCTGTTTAGAACAGAGTTCCTCTTTATGGATAGAGATGGAATGCCTAGTGAGGATGAGCAGTTTGAAAGCTATAAAGAAGTAGCTATAGCCATGGAAGGTAAGCCTGTAATTATCAGAACATTAGATATAGGTGGTGATAAAGAGATTCCCTATATGGGAATAGAGCAGGATGAGAATCCTTTCTTAGGTTATCGTGCTATAAGACTTTGCCTTGATAGAAAGAATGATATCTATATACCTCAGTTGCGTGCATTGCTTCGTGCAAGTGCTTTTGGAAATATAAAAATCATGTTGCCACTTATAACTTCTATGGATGAGATAAAGGAAGCTAAGGCTTTGATAAATGATATAAAATCGGAGTTTGATTTAAATGGAATTGCATACAATAAGGATATAGAAGTAGGTATAATGGTGGAGACTGCTGCTGCATCATTGCTTGCTGATATTTTTGCAAAAGAGGTGGATTTCTTTAGTATAGGTACAAATGATTTGATACAGTATACTATGTCTGTGGATAGAGGCAATGTAAAGATTGCCGGTCTTTACTCACCATTTTCACCGGCAGTACTTAGAAGTATTAATAGGATAATTACAGAGGGTAAGAAAGCCGGAATTATGGTTGGTATGTGTGGTGAGGCCGCTGCAGATCCTTTACTTATTCCTGTACTTCTTGCTTGGGGATTAGATGAATTTTCTATGTCTGCATCAAGCATATTAAAGTCAAGACAGATAATATCTCTATGTGACAGCAAGGCACTTTTATCTAAGGTCGATAAGGTGCTTGAGATGGCAACAGAGAGTGAGATAAAAGATTATTTAAAGAAAATAATAGAGGAGATTGGATGTTAA
- a CDS encoding O-antigen polymerase — MLIYLVCSLLAYLFSRIEQYALSGFVLIVVAIYLYIKEYRYSKSLVNLRGIFSLAFVGGEGLAAMKLSYLAKPWSNITWIALFLAFGSFYIVFETLKRYKGNPYDKRERILEKSNENRLYACIIILAMVSVIAFNIEAIVLGFIPLFEKGVPHAYSYFHISGVHYFTVSCILVPSLSMIYLNEEEKINIIKLVFLCVANIIAMLIPILCVSRFQFMFAVLMAFVTLLILKRERIKPIYFIIVIVVIVPVYLLLSVARSHDVEYLNSIFEMKYSFPIFVSQPYIYIANNYDNLDILIKELPKHSLGIKGLFPVWALTGLKFVYPKIVDFPIFVNKTELTTVTLFYDAFYDFGIVGVGVFSAILGGVSYLFERWIRSTRHAAFYMIYAQGFVYLALSFFTTWFSNPTTWFYFIVTLIIFIICEQRNK, encoded by the coding sequence ATGTTAATATATCTGGTTTGTAGTCTATTAGCGTATTTATTTTCCCGGATAGAGCAATATGCCCTGTCCGGGTTTGTGCTAATTGTAGTGGCAATATATCTGTATATCAAGGAATACAGATACTCAAAGTCACTTGTGAACCTTCGTGGAATATTCTCACTGGCATTTGTGGGAGGTGAGGGTTTGGCTGCGATGAAGTTGTCATATCTTGCAAAACCCTGGAGTAATATTACTTGGATTGCTCTTTTTTTGGCTTTTGGAAGTTTTTATATAGTATTTGAGACTTTAAAAAGATATAAGGGTAATCCTTATGATAAAAGAGAAAGAATTCTTGAAAAAAGTAATGAGAACAGATTGTATGCTTGTATAATAATACTTGCTATGGTATCTGTTATAGCATTTAATATTGAGGCTATTGTACTTGGTTTTATTCCATTATTTGAGAAGGGTGTGCCTCATGCATATTCATATTTTCACATTTCAGGAGTACATTATTTTACAGTAAGTTGTATTTTAGTACCTTCGCTCAGTATGATATATCTAAATGAGGAGGAAAAAATAAATATTATAAAATTGGTATTTTTATGTGTTGCAAATATTATTGCTATGCTGATACCAATACTCTGTGTATCAAGGTTTCAGTTTATGTTTGCTGTACTTATGGCATTTGTGACATTGCTGATTTTAAAGAGGGAGAGGATAAAACCTATATATTTTATAATAGTAATTGTAGTAATAGTGCCGGTATATTTGCTATTGTCAGTGGCAAGAAGCCATGATGTTGAGTATTTGAACAGTATATTTGAGATGAAATACAGCTTTCCAATTTTTGTAAGTCAACCATATATTTATATTGCAAACAATTATGATAATCTGGATATACTGATTAAGGAATTGCCAAAACATAGCTTAGGAATAAAGGGATTATTTCCGGTTTGGGCACTTACAGGACTTAAGTTTGTTTATCCGAAGATAGTGGATTTTCCTATTTTTGTAAATAAGACGGAGCTTACAACAGTTACATTATTCTATGATGCATTTTATGATTTTGGAATAGTAGGTGTTGGAGTTTTTTCGGCAATTTTGGGTGGTGTCAGCTATTTATTTGAAAGATGGATAAGGAGCACAAGGCATGCAGCCTTTTATATGATCTATGCACAGGGGTTTGTATACCTGGCCCTTTCATTCTTTACAACATGGTTTTCGAATCCCACAACATGGTTTTATTTTATAGTGACTTTAATAATATTTATTATTTGTGAACAGAGGAATAAGTAG
- a CDS encoding MATE family efflux transporter has translation MRATLDKQYKEMTETSIEKLILKLSIPTIISMLVTNIYNMADTFFVGKLGTSASAAIGIVFSLMTINQAVGFMCGHGSGSNISRKLGNKQPNEAIKFASTGFFMSLFLGVVIMIFGIIFMEPFLRIMGSTDTIMPYARDYAICILLSAPFMTGSCVLNNVLRYEGRAALAMVGLTLGGVLNIIGDPIFIFVFNFGTLGAGISTAISQIISFFVLLFMFGGDRTVSKLRISAVSKDIKDIINILETGVPSLIRQGMMSVSTMVLNYMSMPYGDAAIAAMSIVSRVTNFIFAIALGISQGFQPVSAFNYGAKKFKRVKRAFVFCCSISMFIIGVLSILSLLFSGHIIGQFRDDADVIRIGTFALRAQCAVLFISPITLAASMMFQGAGENLYASIASFLRSGITFVPIVMILPKFLGIYGIQLAQPLADVISFVIVIPLIFNFFKRIEK, from the coding sequence ATGAGAGCTACTTTAGATAAACAATATAAGGAGATGACTGAGACTTCGATTGAGAAGCTTATTTTAAAGTTGAGTATTCCCACCATTATAAGTATGCTGGTTACAAATATCTACAATATGGCAGATACCTTTTTTGTAGGAAAGCTTGGAACCAGTGCTTCTGCAGCTATAGGTATAGTTTTCTCTCTAATGACTATAAACCAGGCGGTAGGATTTATGTGTGGACATGGAAGCGGCTCTAACATATCAAGAAAACTTGGCAATAAGCAGCCTAATGAAGCGATAAAATTCGCTTCGACCGGGTTTTTCATGTCATTATTTTTAGGTGTTGTTATAATGATTTTTGGTATTATATTTATGGAACCTTTTCTTAGAATAATGGGTAGTACAGATACTATAATGCCATATGCCAGAGACTACGCAATATGCATACTGTTATCAGCACCTTTTATGACCGGAAGTTGTGTACTGAATAATGTGCTCAGATATGAGGGCAGGGCTGCTCTTGCAATGGTGGGACTTACTCTGGGAGGAGTACTCAATATTATAGGGGATCCTATTTTTATATTTGTATTTAATTTTGGAACTTTGGGTGCAGGCATATCAACCGCAATTTCTCAGATTATCAGTTTTTTTGTCTTATTGTTTATGTTTGGAGGAGATAGAACTGTATCTAAACTTAGAATTTCTGCAGTTTCAAAGGACATTAAGGATATTATAAATATACTGGAAACCGGTGTGCCAAGCCTCATTAGACAGGGCATGATGAGTGTGTCAACAATGGTATTAAACTATATGTCAATGCCATATGGTGATGCAGCTATTGCTGCAATGAGTATAGTAAGTAGAGTTACAAATTTTATTTTTGCCATAGCCCTTGGTATATCACAAGGATTTCAGCCGGTTTCAGCTTTTAACTATGGTGCAAAAAAATTTAAGAGGGTAAAGAGGGCGTTTGTATTTTGCTGTAGTATCAGTATGTTTATAATAGGAGTACTTAGTATACTTTCATTATTATTTTCAGGTCATATAATAGGACAATTTAGAGATGATGCAGATGTTATAAGAATTGGAACTTTTGCTTTGAGAGCACAATGTGCAGTTTTATTTATATCACCTATTACTTTGGCGGCGAGTATGATGTTTCAGGGGGCAGGAGAGAATCTGTACGCATCCATAGCATCTTTTTTGAGAAGTGGTATTACATTTGTTCCAATAGTTATGATTTTACCTAAATTTCTTGGTATTTATGGAATACAGTTGGCACAGCCCCTAGCTGATGTAATATCATTTGTAATAGTAATACCATTGATATTTAATTTCTTTAAAAGGATAGAAAAATAA
- a CDS encoding transglycosylase domain-containing protein encodes MNKENENRIPEKSAKSSGSKKKKYINKAIFKAVKTFFLSLFVIAILGTAMGIGMIKGIIDNAPDVDVDSIIPLGYATTVYNASGQVTDTLVMAGSNREEATYDELPQVLIDAFVAIEDSRFWKHNGIDTRAILRAVTGVVTGNSSSGGGSTITQQLIKNNVFNGGRERSFGEKVERKIQEMYLAVKLEKQMDKKLILTNYLNTINLGSNSLGVKVAARRYFGKDVSDLTLSEATVIAGITKGPTKYNPITGQEANAERRKIILQYMYEQGYITKAQQEEALADDVYSRIQNVNTLTKEKNSPYSYFTDALISQVTSTFINELGYTETQAHNLLYSGGLSIYTTQDPSLQQIVDSEVNNPENYPDTKYSLEYRLTVTDSEKNTHNYSEKDINKYHTEVLRDGFNGLYQSEEAARADAESYKASVVKDGDTIVGESVKTILEPQVSFVLMDQKTGAVKAISGGRGEKTSSLSLNRATDTTRQPGSTFKVISAFAPALDTSGDTLATTYYDAEYSIGDKTFQNWYEKQGYLGWSSIRDGIIYSMNIVALKTLMETVTPRVGVQYATDFGITTLTDQDYNASLALGGLTKGVTNLELTGAFATIANQGVYTKPVFFTKIVDHNGKTLLDNTSLQNHRVIKDSTAFLLTDAMAASTENNRKFASSGISVNSTSTRAHLDNMSVAGKSGTTSKSIDVWFVGFTPYYTAGVWAGCDENQPLTDNGGTSFHKDIWRKIMTKVSEGSEDIGFPVPDSVEAAVVCRKSGKLPIAGVCDHDPRGDATYTEYFAKGTVPTEVCDHHTTVTVCRDSGLLPTPNCPTTTKVALIVPSGQSDTDDSQYAAPSATCTIHGGGTFNSDAPTLDENNDAGVGLAPKSNTNHPVVFPNQNNNVSVGVAPGDSVGVPPTKPNQKNGKTKKQTSETSQAETTAPAIKTSPPTSADEDSDILHGPGVNMPKNNSSPAGPGTSISTEGPDGPVAPILVGPGE; translated from the coding sequence ATGAATAAAGAGAATGAAAATAGAATTCCTGAAAAGAGTGCTAAATCCTCCGGTTCAAAGAAAAAGAAATATATTAATAAAGCCATTTTCAAGGCTGTAAAGACATTTTTTCTTTCACTCTTTGTTATAGCAATCCTTGGAACTGCTATGGGTATTGGCATGATAAAGGGTATTATTGACAATGCTCCTGATGTGGATGTAGACAGTATTATTCCACTTGGATATGCCACAACTGTTTACAACGCTTCCGGCCAGGTTACCGATACTCTGGTAATGGCAGGCTCAAATCGTGAAGAAGCTACTTATGATGAATTACCCCAGGTACTTATTGATGCATTTGTAGCAATAGAGGATTCAAGATTTTGGAAGCATAATGGTATAGATACCAGAGCGATACTTAGGGCTGTTACCGGCGTAGTAACAGGAAACAGCTCATCAGGTGGTGGTTCTACAATTACACAGCAGCTTATAAAAAATAATGTATTTAACGGTGGTAGAGAAAGAAGTTTCGGTGAAAAAGTAGAAAGAAAGATACAGGAGATGTATCTGGCAGTAAAACTTGAAAAACAAATGGATAAAAAGCTTATCCTTACTAATTATTTGAATACTATCAATCTTGGAAGTAATTCACTAGGTGTAAAGGTAGCTGCAAGAAGATATTTTGGTAAAGATGTTTCAGACCTTACCCTATCTGAAGCTACTGTAATAGCAGGTATAACAAAGGGACCTACCAAATATAATCCTATTACCGGACAAGAAGCCAATGCTGAAAGAAGAAAAATAATCCTTCAGTATATGTATGAACAAGGTTATATAACAAAAGCTCAACAGGAAGAGGCTCTTGCAGATGATGTGTATTCAAGAATTCAAAATGTAAATACACTCACAAAAGAAAAAAACAGTCCATACAGTTATTTTACAGATGCTTTAATCTCACAGGTTACTTCCACCTTTATAAATGAGCTTGGCTATACAGAAACACAGGCCCATAATCTATTATATAGTGGTGGACTGTCCATATATACCACTCAAGATCCATCCTTGCAACAAATAGTTGACAGTGAGGTAAACAACCCTGAAAACTATCCTGATACAAAGTATTCTCTAGAGTATCGACTCACAGTAACCGATAGTGAAAAGAACACACATAATTACTCTGAGAAAGATATAAACAAATACCATACTGAAGTACTAAGAGACGGATTCAACGGACTGTATCAAAGTGAAGAGGCTGCAAGAGCTGATGCTGAAAGCTATAAAGCTAGTGTCGTAAAGGACGGTGACACTATAGTTGGTGAAAGCGTAAAAACTATTTTAGAGCCTCAGGTGTCCTTTGTACTTATGGATCAAAAAACAGGGGCTGTAAAGGCAATAAGTGGTGGTAGAGGTGAGAAAACATCTTCTCTTTCACTAAATAGAGCCACCGATACCACAAGACAGCCCGGTTCCACATTTAAGGTAATATCAGCCTTTGCACCTGCACTTGATACAAGTGGAGATACCTTAGCAACAACATATTATGATGCTGAGTATTCGATAGGAGACAAGACTTTCCAAAACTGGTATGAAAAACAAGGTTATTTGGGATGGTCAAGTATTCGTGATGGTATTATATACTCTATGAATATAGTTGCACTTAAAACTCTTATGGAGACTGTAACACCGAGAGTTGGAGTACAATATGCTACTGACTTTGGTATAACCACACTTACAGATCAAGATTACAATGCTTCGCTTGCACTTGGAGGTCTAACAAAGGGAGTTACAAACCTCGAACTTACAGGTGCCTTTGCTACAATTGCAAATCAGGGTGTATATACAAAGCCGGTTTTCTTCACAAAGATAGTAGACCACAATGGTAAAACACTACTTGACAATACCTCTTTGCAAAATCATAGAGTTATAAAGGATTCTACAGCATTCCTTCTTACAGATGCTATGGCGGCATCTACAGAGAATAATAGAAAGTTTGCAAGTAGTGGTATAAGTGTAAACTCTACATCTACCCGAGCACATCTTGACAATATGAGTGTTGCCGGAAAGTCAGGTACTACCTCAAAAAGTATAGATGTCTGGTTTGTAGGATTTACACCATATTATACTGCCGGTGTCTGGGCAGGCTGTGATGAAAATCAACCACTGACTGATAATGGAGGCACAAGTTTCCACAAGGATATTTGGCGAAAGATAATGACCAAAGTTTCCGAAGGTTCCGAAGATATAGGTTTCCCTGTTCCTGATTCTGTAGAAGCTGCAGTAGTATGTAGAAAATCCGGAAAGCTTCCTATCGCCGGAGTATGTGACCATGATCCTCGTGGTGATGCTACATATACCGAGTACTTTGCAAAGGGAACGGTACCTACAGAAGTCTGTGATCACCATACCACAGTTACCGTTTGTAGAGACAGCGGACTATTACCTACACCAAACTGTCCTACGACAACAAAGGTTGCACTTATAGTCCCAAGTGGGCAATCCGATACTGATGATTCACAATATGCCGCTCCAAGTGCTACCTGTACAATACATGGTGGAGGTACATTTAATTCTGACGCTCCTACATTAGATGAAAATAATGATGCCGGTGTTGGATTAGCACCTAAGTCAAACACTAACCATCCGGTTGTCTTCCCTAATCAAAACAATAATGTTTCTGTAGGGGTAGCACCTGGAGATAGTGTCGGCGTTCCACCAACTAAACCCAATCAAAAAAACGGTAAAACTAAGAAGCAAACTTCAGAGACATCACAAGCTGAAACCACTGCTCCTGCTATCAAAACATCCCCACCTACATCAGCTGATGAAGACTCGGATATTTTACACGGACCCGGAGTAAATATGCCAAAGAATAATTCATCTCCGGCAGGTCCTGGAACATCAATATCCACTGAGGGTCCTGATGGTCCGGTTGCGCCTATACTTGTAGGACCTGGGGAATAA
- the typA gene encoding translational GTPase TypA, translating to MITKREDIRNIAIIAHVDHGKTTLVDQLLKQSGVFRANQEVAERVMDSNDIERERGITILSKNTAVHYGDTKINIIDTPGHADFGGEVERVLKMVNGVVLVVDAYEGAMPQTKFVLRKALELDLEVLCLINKCDREEARPEEVVDEILELLLDLDANEHQLDCPFLFASARSGWARYSVNDTNEDMKPLFETIIKHIPAPEGDEEADPQVLISTIDYNEYVGRIGVGKVDNGVIKVNQEVALVNHHDPDKMKKVKIGKLYEYEGLNRVEVNEARIGSIVAISGIPDIHIGDTLTSVENPEAIPFQKISEPTISMNFMVNDSPLAGREGKYITSRHLRERLFRELNTDVSIRIEETDSPDCFKVSGRGELHLSVLIENMRREGFEFAVSKAEVIYRYDERNQKQEPMELAFVDVPDEFSGAVIQKLTSRKGELQGMSPTHGGYTRLQFLIPSRGLIGYRGEFMTDTKGNGILNTEFDGYAPYKGDMFYRKTGSLIAFESGESITYGLFNAQERGTLFIGAGEKVYAGMVIGKNGKAEDVEINVCKTKKLTNTRSSSADEALRLVTPKVMSLEESLEFIDTDELLEVTPENLRIRKKILDPTLRKRSMIKSKQ from the coding sequence ATGATAACAAAAAGAGAAGATATAAGAAATATTGCCATTATCGCCCATGTAGACCATGGTAAGACTACATTGGTTGACCAGCTACTAAAACAAAGCGGTGTTTTTAGAGCAAATCAGGAAGTGGCAGAAAGAGTAATGGACTCTAATGATATAGAAAGAGAAAGAGGAATCACCATTTTATCAAAAAATACTGCTGTACATTATGGTGATACAAAGATTAATATCATAGACACACCGGGTCATGCCGACTTCGGTGGTGAAGTAGAGCGTGTTCTAAAGATGGTAAACGGTGTCGTTTTGGTAGTAGACGCCTATGAGGGAGCCATGCCTCAGACAAAGTTCGTTCTAAGAAAAGCTCTTGAGCTTGACCTTGAAGTACTTTGCCTTATCAATAAATGTGACAGAGAAGAAGCAAGACCTGAGGAGGTTGTTGATGAGATCCTCGAGCTTTTACTTGACCTTGATGCAAACGAGCATCAGCTTGACTGTCCATTCCTGTTTGCAAGTGCAAGAAGCGGTTGGGCAAGATACAGTGTTAATGATACAAATGAAGATATGAAACCTCTATTTGAAACCATTATTAAGCATATACCGGCACCTGAAGGTGATGAGGAAGCCGATCCTCAAGTACTTATAAGTACTATTGACTACAATGAATATGTTGGAAGAATCGGAGTAGGTAAAGTGGACAATGGTGTAATCAAGGTAAACCAGGAAGTTGCCTTAGTTAATCACCACGACCCTGATAAAATGAAAAAAGTGAAAATAGGAAAGCTTTACGAATATGAAGGACTTAACAGAGTAGAAGTTAATGAAGCAAGAATAGGTTCTATAGTAGCTATCTCAGGTATTCCGGATATCCACATCGGAGATACTTTGACATCTGTTGAAAATCCTGAGGCAATTCCATTCCAAAAGATTTCAGAACCTACCATATCTATGAACTTTATGGTAAATGACTCTCCTCTTGCAGGAAGAGAAGGAAAGTACATTACTTCAAGACATTTGCGTGAAAGACTCTTTAGAGAGCTTAATACAGATGTAAGTATTAGGATAGAAGAAACCGATTCACCTGACTGTTTTAAAGTATCCGGTAGAGGTGAATTACATCTTTCAGTTCTTATAGAAAATATGAGAAGAGAAGGATTTGAATTTGCTGTAAGTAAGGCAGAAGTTATCTATCGCTATGATGAAAGAAATCAAAAGCAGGAGCCAATGGAGCTTGCATTTGTAGATGTTCCTGATGAATTTTCCGGAGCAGTTATCCAAAAGCTTACTTCAAGAAAAGGTGAACTTCAAGGAATGAGCCCTACACATGGCGGATACACAAGACTTCAGTTCCTTATTCCATCTCGTGGTCTTATAGGCTATAGAGGAGAATTTATGACTGATACCAAAGGAAATGGCATACTAAATACAGAGTTTGACGGTTATGCACCATATAAGGGTGATATGTTCTATAGAAAAACAGGCTCTCTTATTGCATTTGAAAGTGGTGAATCCATTACTTATGGACTTTTCAATGCACAGGAGCGTGGCACTCTCTTTATAGGAGCAGGTGAAAAGGTTTATGCCGGTATGGTTATCGGTAAGAACGGTAAGGCAGAAGATGTAGAAATCAATGTCTGCAAGACGAAGAAACTTACAAACACCAGATCATCAAGTGCTGATGAGGCACTGAGACTGGTTACACCAAAAGTAATGAGTCTTGAAGAGTCTTTGGAATTTATTGATACAGATGAGCTTTTAGAAGTTACTCCTGAAAATCTTCGTATCAGAAAGAAAATACTTGATCCTACACTTAGAAAGCGTTCTATGATAAAGTCAAAACAATAA
- a CDS encoding GntR family transcriptional regulator, with protein MIVIDSRDKRAIYEQVVDRLSDLMLIGVLAPGDKLPSVRSLAVDLSINPNTIQKAYIELERQGYVYSVKGVGSFVAELDIIRKNKKDILYKELEELVSKSKKLISKEEFCKKVEEFYLKQEAKV; from the coding sequence ATGATTGTGATTGACAGTAGGGATAAGAGAGCAATCTATGAACAGGTGGTGGACAGGCTTTCAGATCTTATGCTTATCGGGGTACTGGCACCGGGAGATAAGCTTCCATCAGTAAGGAGCCTGGCTGTGGACCTCTCAATAAATCCTAATACAATACAGAAAGCATATATAGAGCTTGAGCGACAGGGCTATGTATATAGTGTTAAGGGTGTCGGCAGTTTTGTAGCGGAGTTGGATATTATAAGGAAAAATAAAAAGGATATTTTATATAAAGAATTGGAAGAACTTGTATCTAAATCTAAGAAACTGATAAGCAAAGAAGAGTTTTGTAAAAAAGTTGAAGAGTTTTATCTAAAGCAGGAGGCAAAGGTATGA
- a CDS encoding ABC transporter ATP-binding protein, producing MIEAKSLSKSFENIRALDNINASIRDGDVFGLIGTNGAGKSTFLKTLAGILKPDSGEILIDGEKVFENINAKEKFFYISDDQYFFANTTGREMIKFYSAGYKNFDVKKCEELLKALDLDINRKVNTFSKGMKKQLCIAIGVASNTRYLLCDETFDGLDPVMRQAVKSLFAKEMDERGLTPIIASHNLRELEDICDHVGLLHKGGILLSKDVSDMKLNIHKVQCVFDNNFDMEKLRALDIMQMKNNGRVYNITIKGSEDEIREQMESFNPVFYELMGLSLEEIFISETEVHGYDIKKLIF from the coding sequence ATGATAGAGGCTAAGAGTTTGAGCAAAAGCTTTGAAAATATCAGGGCACTTGATAATATCAATGCAAGTATAAGAGATGGAGATGTTTTTGGACTTATTGGAACAAATGGAGCAGGAAAAAGTACCTTCTTAAAAACACTTGCAGGAATACTAAAACCTGATAGTGGCGAGATACTTATTGATGGAGAGAAAGTTTTTGAGAACATTAATGCAAAAGAAAAGTTTTTCTATATATCCGATGATCAGTATTTTTTTGCAAATACTACTGGACGGGAGATGATAAAGTTTTATTCAGCCGGTTATAAAAACTTTGATGTAAAAAAATGTGAGGAACTTTTAAAAGCACTTGACCTGGATATAAATAGAAAAGTAAATACTTTTTCAAAGGGTATGAAAAAGCAACTTTGCATTGCAATTGGAGTGGCGTCAAACACGAGATATCTGCTCTGTGATGAAACATTTGACGGTTTAGATCCTGTTATGAGACAGGCAGTAAAAAGCCTCTTTGCAAAGGAAATGGATGAGAGAGGTCTTACACCCATTATCGCATCACATAATCTTAGAGAGCTTGAGGATATATGTGATCATGTGGGGCTTTTACATAAGGGTGGAATACTACTTTCAAAAGATGTATCAGATATGAAGTTGAATATTCATAAAGTTCAATGTGTATTTGACAATAATTTTGATATGGAGAAATTGAGAGCACTTGATATTATGCAGATGAAAAACAATGGTCGAGTATATAATATTACTATAAAGGGTAGCGAGGACGAAATAAGAGAGCAAATGGAGTCCTTTAATCCTGTATTTTATGAATTGATGGGCCTAAGCTTGGAAGAGATATTTATAAGTGAAACGGAGGTGCATGGTTATGACATCAAAAAGCTCATTTTTTAA